The following coding sequences are from one Alphaproteobacteria bacterium window:
- the metG gene encoding methionine--tRNA ligase, whose protein sequence is MTAERSFYITTPIYYVNDAPHVGHAYTTLACDVLARFMRLDGYRVKFLTGTDEHGQKVEKAAAAAGIAPQAFTDKVSQNFRDLAKALNISNDDFIRTTEERHVIASQAIWQAIAARKSPKGRENIYLGKYAGWYAVRDEAFYGENELTTGADGKKRAPSGAEVEWVEEPSYFFRLSDWQEWLLDYYKSANPSFIGPASRRNEVISFVEQGLEDLSISRTTFMWGIPVPGDSAHIMYVWLDALTNYVTAVGYPDTKSDEFTTFWPADLHMVGKDILRFHAVYWPAFLKAADLAPPKRVFAHGWWTVEGQKMSKSLGNVIDPHALAVKYGLDPVRYFLLREVPFGQDGDFSHRALVRRLNSDLANDLGNLAQRVLSFIAKNAGGVVPLHGKFIKIDSDLLVGAGPYLYQSIKRDLINLTRDDKQAQHLDVGYPAFHRALEAIWATVGEANLYVDAQAPWKLRKEDPARMNTVLYVLAETLRCLALLIHPFMPDSMDKLLDQLAVPKDARRFDLLGEKGRLVPGTKLPKPEGIFPRYLEADGEAAS, encoded by the coding sequence ATGACCGCTGAGCGGTCGTTCTACATAACGACGCCGATCTACTACGTTAACGATGCGCCGCATGTAGGCCATGCCTATACGACTTTGGCCTGCGATGTGCTGGCGCGGTTCATGCGCCTCGACGGCTACCGGGTAAAGTTCCTCACGGGTACCGACGAGCACGGGCAAAAGGTCGAGAAGGCGGCGGCGGCGGCGGGAATAGCGCCTCAGGCGTTCACCGACAAGGTATCGCAAAATTTTCGCGACCTCGCGAAGGCCCTGAACATTTCCAATGACGACTTCATCCGCACGACGGAAGAGCGTCACGTCATCGCGAGCCAGGCGATCTGGCAGGCAATCGCCGCACGGAAATCACCGAAAGGCCGCGAGAACATCTATCTCGGCAAATATGCTGGCTGGTATGCCGTGCGAGACGAAGCGTTTTATGGCGAGAACGAGCTTACGACCGGCGCTGACGGAAAAAAGCGGGCACCCTCGGGTGCCGAAGTGGAGTGGGTCGAGGAGCCGAGCTATTTCTTCCGACTGTCGGACTGGCAGGAATGGTTGCTCGACTACTACAAGAGCGCTAACCCGTCCTTCATTGGACCTGCGAGCCGGCGCAACGAAGTCATCAGTTTCGTCGAGCAGGGGCTCGAGGATCTCTCGATCTCGCGCACCACGTTCATGTGGGGGATACCCGTGCCAGGCGACTCCGCACATATCATGTATGTGTGGCTCGACGCGCTCACGAACTACGTCACGGCGGTCGGCTACCCCGACACGAAAAGCGACGAATTCACAACCTTTTGGCCTGCCGATCTTCACATGGTGGGCAAAGACATCCTGCGCTTTCATGCGGTCTACTGGCCGGCCTTCCTGAAAGCCGCGGATCTGGCGCCGCCAAAGCGCGTCTTCGCCCATGGCTGGTGGACGGTCGAGGGCCAGAAAATGTCGAAATCGCTCGGCAACGTCATCGATCCCCATGCGCTCGCGGTCAAATACGGTCTCGATCCCGTGCGCTATTTTCTTTTGCGGGAAGTGCCCTTCGGCCAGGACGGTGACTTTTCGCACCGTGCCCTGGTCCGCCGGCTCAACAGCGATCTCGCCAACGATCTCGGCAACCTCGCACAACGCGTGCTCAGCTTCATCGCGAAGAACGCCGGCGGCGTTGTGCCGCTGCACGGCAAATTTATAAAGATAGACAGCGATTTGCTCGTTGGCGCCGGACCCTATCTTTACCAATCCATCAAACGCGATCTCATAAACCTCACGCGCGACGACAAGCAAGCACAGCACCTCGATGTCGGATACCCGGCGTTTCATCGGGCGCTGGAAGCGATCTGGGCTACGGTGGGCGAAGCCAACCTCTATGTCGACGCGCAGGCGCCCTGGAAGTTGCGCAAGGAAGACCCGGCGCGGATGAACACGGTCCTCTATGTTTTAGCAGAGACGCTGCGCTGCCTCGCGTTGCTCATCCATCCTTTCATGCCGGACTCGATGGACAAGCTTTTGGACCAGCTCGCCGTGCCGAAGGATGCGCGCCGCTTCGACCTGTTGGGTGAGAAGGGACGACTCGTTCCCGGCACGAAATTGCCGAAACCCGAGGGCATTTTCCCGCGTTATCTCGAAGCTGACGGGGAGGCGGCGAGTTGA
- a CDS encoding DNA polymerase III subunit delta', translating into MSDEETEPDLAPRANPALYGHESAEKTLLDAYKSGKMAHAWLLCGPRGIGKATLAYRFARFVLAQIKSADGDLFRAPPPKESLAIAPDDPVFRRVASGGHADLLTVERTENERGKLRDEIVIEDTRRIGGFLHLTPAEGGWRVVVIDCAEEMNRNAANAVLKIVEEPPSQALILLVSHAPGRLLPTIRSRCRRLALNSLDEATTARILLEQRPEVNPADAAALARLAEGSAGRAIDLADQGGLALLRHMVGLLETLPRLDVDALYKLANRMGGTEGEAAFRTVTDLLLWWLVRLIRVGAGEEAPLQVVTGESELYRRLAARGGLDRWLEVWEKTRALVARAAAANLERKQVLLNAFLALEAPASV; encoded by the coding sequence ATGAGCGACGAGGAAACGGAACCCGACTTGGCGCCCCGCGCCAATCCCGCGCTTTACGGTCATGAAAGCGCGGAGAAAACCCTGCTCGATGCCTACAAATCGGGAAAGATGGCGCATGCTTGGCTCCTTTGCGGCCCGAGGGGTATCGGCAAGGCAACACTTGCCTATCGCTTCGCGCGCTTCGTACTCGCGCAAATAAAAAGCGCTGACGGCGATCTTTTTAGAGCGCCGCCGCCAAAGGAGAGTCTCGCGATAGCACCCGACGATCCCGTCTTCCGCCGAGTCGCATCCGGCGGCCACGCCGACCTCTTGACCGTCGAGCGGACCGAGAATGAGCGAGGCAAGCTGCGCGACGAGATCGTGATTGAGGATACGCGGCGGATCGGCGGCTTCCTCCACCTCACGCCCGCCGAGGGCGGTTGGCGCGTGGTCGTCATCGACTGTGCCGAGGAAATGAATCGCAATGCCGCCAACGCCGTCCTCAAGATTGTCGAGGAGCCGCCGTCGCAAGCCCTCATCCTCCTCGTGAGTCACGCGCCCGGACGCCTGCTGCCCACGATCCGCTCCCGCTGCCGGCGTCTTGCATTGAATTCGCTCGACGAGGCGACGACCGCGCGCATCCTCCTCGAGCAACGGCCCGAAGTGAACCCCGCTGACGCCGCCGCGTTGGCGCGCCTTGCCGAAGGGAGTGCCGGCCGCGCCATCGATCTCGCCGACCAAGGCGGGCTGGCCTTGCTCCGTCATATGGTCGGGCTTCTCGAGACTCTACCTCGGCTCGATGTCGATGCGCTCTACAAGCTCGCCAACCGCATGGGCGGAACGGAAGGCGAGGCCGCATTCCGGACCGTTACCGACCTGTTGCTTTGGTGGCTAGTGCGCTTGATCCGTGTCGGTGCAGGCGAGGAGGCGCCCCTTCAGGTGGTGACCGGTGAAAGTGAGCTTTACCGGCGTCTCGCGGCCCGCGGCGGCCTTGATCGTTGGCTGGAGGTATGGGAAAAGACGCGCGCTCTCGTCGCCCGCGCCGCCGCAGCTAACCTGGAGCGCAAGCAGGTCTTGCTCAACGCTTTCCTCGCCCTCGAAGCGCCGGCCAGCGTTTGA
- a CDS encoding GNAT family N-acetyltransferase — protein sequence MREDDLSSAATGSLLALHLAGMRANSPPESVFALDLSGLKAPGVTVWTVWRDDEIVGIGALKELRDKTGELKSMRTHPDHLRTGVAAFLLDHLIDVAKSRGLKRLSLETGSGPAFEPALALYRKRGFVDGDAFSDYERSPFNQFLHLPL from the coding sequence ATTCGGGAAGACGATTTATCGAGCGCCGCCACGGGTTCCCTATTGGCGCTGCATCTCGCGGGGATGCGCGCCAACTCCCCGCCGGAAAGCGTTTTCGCCCTCGATTTATCCGGCCTCAAAGCGCCGGGTGTTACGGTTTGGACCGTGTGGCGGGACGATGAGATCGTGGGTATAGGGGCGTTGAAGGAGTTGCGCGACAAGACCGGCGAGTTGAAGTCGATGCGGACTCATCCCGATCACCTGCGAACAGGCGTTGCCGCCTTTTTGCTCGACCATCTCATCGACGTGGCGAAATCGCGGGGTCTAAAGCGCCTCAGTCTTGAAACGGGAAGCGGGCCCGCTTTCGAACCGGCCCTAGCACTCTATCGCAAGCGCGGGTTCGTCGACGGCGATGCGTTTTCCGACTATGAGCGCAGCCCCTTCAATCAGTTCCTCCACTTGCCGCTTTGA
- the tmk gene encoding dTMP kinase — MNVPRGRFITFEGGEGVGKSSQLTLLAETLRNAGHAVVTTREPGGTPGSEEIRALLVNGEAGRWDAMSELLLFAAARHEHVRQNIAPALARGEWVLCDRFTDSTMAYQGYGHQLGREPCVTAHKLAVGNFQPDLTLILDLPVEDGVRRAKRRGDAGNRYEGMAVEFHRRVREGFLEIARREPTRCCVIDASGPLPDVQAAIRRAVVERLGVAI, encoded by the coding sequence GTGAACGTGCCGCGCGGCCGTTTCATCACGTTCGAAGGCGGGGAGGGTGTCGGCAAAAGCTCGCAGCTTACGTTGCTGGCGGAAACCCTGCGCAATGCAGGACACGCGGTCGTCACGACGCGCGAGCCGGGCGGGACCCCGGGGTCCGAGGAAATCCGAGCGCTTTTGGTGAATGGCGAGGCGGGTCGGTGGGATGCGATGAGCGAGCTTCTTCTGTTCGCGGCCGCCCGGCACGAACACGTGCGGCAAAACATTGCGCCAGCCTTGGCGCGCGGGGAGTGGGTGTTGTGCGACCGCTTCACCGATTCGACAATGGCATACCAAGGTTACGGCCATCAGCTCGGCCGAGAGCCCTGCGTGACGGCGCACAAGCTGGCCGTCGGCAATTTCCAGCCGGACCTCACCCTCATCCTCGATCTGCCGGTCGAGGACGGCGTGCGGCGCGCAAAACGACGCGGCGACGCCGGCAATCGATATGAGGGTATGGCCGTCGAGTTCCATCGGCGCGTGCGGGAAGGATTCCTTGAGATTGCCCGCCGCGAACCCACGCGTTGCTGTGTGATCGATGCGAGCGGGCCACTTCCCGACGTGCAGGCTGCAATCAGGCGCGCCGTCGTCGAGCGCCTCGGCGTGGCGATTTGA
- a CDS encoding D-alanyl-D-alanine carboxypeptidase family protein has translation MMPRAQFRAESWIRSCRSIYLTGAVVLSLALASGPAPAALPSIDTSAKEAILIDYDTGAVLLAKNADDKMPPSSMAKMMTLYILFQRIKEGRVKKDDTMAVSEKAWRTGGSKMFVKIGSRVSVQDLVQGIAVQSGNDACIVVAEGLDGSEEAFAEEMNKTAKDLGLTNSHFTDSSGLPDPNQYMSARDLAILGQRLIHDFPNEYHVFSEIDFNYNGIKQGNRNPLLYKSVNVDGIKTGHTDSGGYGLTASAKREDRRLVLVVNGMSSVNERSRESEKLLDWGFREWSNYALFKAGDKVDDAPVWLGVKPTVALVVDRNLTATMPHLDRDQMKVTVSYDGPIPAPVVQGTVVGKVTVATPDTPTVELPIKAGESVDRLGFFGRIGAAFTQLLWGPAK, from the coding sequence ATGATGCCACGCGCGCAATTCCGTGCCGAAAGTTGGATCCGCTCTTGCCGCTCGATCTACTTGACGGGTGCGGTCGTTCTGTCACTGGCACTTGCGAGTGGGCCCGCACCGGCGGCTCTTCCAAGCATCGACACTTCGGCCAAAGAAGCGATCCTGATCGATTACGATACGGGTGCCGTCCTCTTGGCCAAAAACGCCGACGATAAAATGCCGCCATCGTCGATGGCCAAGATGATGACGCTTTACATCCTCTTTCAGCGGATCAAGGAGGGTCGCGTCAAAAAGGACGATACAATGGCGGTCAGCGAAAAGGCGTGGCGCACCGGCGGATCGAAGATGTTCGTCAAAATCGGCAGCCGTGTCAGCGTGCAGGATCTGGTCCAGGGCATCGCGGTGCAATCGGGCAACGACGCATGCATTGTCGTGGCCGAGGGGCTCGACGGCAGCGAAGAGGCGTTCGCCGAGGAGATGAACAAAACGGCCAAGGATTTGGGGCTCACGAACAGCCACTTCACCGACTCGTCGGGCTTACCCGACCCGAACCAGTACATGTCGGCACGGGATCTCGCCATCCTCGGCCAGCGGCTGATCCATGACTTCCCCAACGAGTACCACGTCTTCAGCGAAATCGATTTCAACTATAACGGCATCAAGCAAGGTAACCGCAATCCGCTCCTCTACAAGAGCGTGAACGTCGACGGCATAAAGACCGGACACACCGACTCAGGCGGCTACGGTTTGACCGCCTCAGCGAAGCGCGAGGACCGTCGGCTCGTCCTCGTCGTCAACGGCATGAGCTCCGTGAACGAACGCAGCCGCGAATCGGAAAAGCTGCTCGATTGGGGATTTCGGGAGTGGAGCAACTATGCGCTCTTCAAAGCGGGCGACAAGGTCGACGACGCGCCGGTTTGGCTTGGCGTGAAGCCGACCGTGGCGCTTGTCGTCGACCGCAATTTGACTGCAACCATGCCCCATCTCGATCGCGACCAGATGAAGGTGACGGTAAGCTATGACGGCCCGATCCCGGCACCGGTGGTGCAGGGGACCGTGGTCGGCAAGGTAACCGTTGCGACACCGGACACGCCGACGGTCGAACTACCCATCAAGGCCGGCGAATCGGTCGACCGGCTCGGCTTCTTTGGCCGGATCGGCGCGGCATTTACCCAACTTCTCTGGGGCCCTGCCAAGTGA
- a CDS encoding septal ring lytic transglycosylase RlpA family protein: MRSRKPFWAFLGLLLAALLAGCQGGSSSRPEGTAQNPPAKGYYKIGSAYQVQGVWYYPGVDYSYDETGIASWYGPDFHGKYTANGEVYDMNELTAAHPTLPMPSIVRVTNLENGRSIIVRINDRGPYVRGRILDLSRRAAQLLGVDGPGTAKVRVQILADESRQAAFLAQQGEIQPAERIAGSSPTEKVVAQPLAPPPGIAQSSAPPPSKPGPTPSAASIVASAQASPTQAAAPPGAQAGEQQVRIVPVTVTSIYVQVGAFSKYENANKLRAKLASTAPTTISQANVDGQPFFRVRLGPAANVPDADRLLGQMVQAGYHDARIVVE; the protein is encoded by the coding sequence ATGCGGTCGCGGAAGCCCTTTTGGGCATTTTTGGGCCTCTTGCTCGCAGCACTTCTTGCGGGGTGCCAGGGCGGCTCGTCGTCGCGCCCCGAGGGCACCGCGCAGAACCCGCCCGCAAAAGGCTATTACAAGATCGGCAGCGCCTATCAGGTGCAGGGCGTGTGGTATTATCCCGGCGTCGACTACAGTTACGACGAAACCGGCATCGCGTCCTGGTACGGGCCGGATTTTCACGGCAAATACACGGCGAACGGCGAGGTCTACGATATGAACGAGCTCACGGCGGCGCATCCGACGCTGCCGATGCCGAGCATCGTCCGGGTGACCAATCTTGAAAATGGCCGCTCGATCATCGTCCGCATCAACGACCGCGGGCCTTATGTCCGCGGCCGGATCTTGGATCTCTCGCGGCGCGCCGCTCAGCTTCTCGGTGTCGACGGGCCGGGGACGGCCAAGGTGCGCGTTCAAATTCTGGCCGACGAGAGCCGCCAGGCGGCCTTTCTTGCACAGCAAGGCGAAATTCAGCCGGCGGAGCGGATTGCCGGCTCTTCGCCGACCGAAAAGGTCGTGGCCCAGCCCTTGGCCCCGCCCCCCGGTATTGCCCAATCGAGCGCGCCGCCGCCGAGTAAGCCTGGTCCGACGCCGAGTGCTGCATCGATCGTTGCATCCGCGCAGGCATCGCCTACTCAAGCGGCGGCACCCCCCGGGGCACAGGCGGGCGAGCAGCAGGTTCGTATCGTGCCGGTGACCGTCACGTCGATCTATGTGCAGGTGGGCGCCTTCAGCAAATACGAGAACGCCAACAAGTTGCGCGCAAAGCTCGCGTCCACGGCGCCCACGACGATCAGCCAGGCGAACGTCGACGGACAACCGTTCTTTCGCGTGCGGCTCGGCCCGGCCGCAAATGTGCCGGACGCCGATCGGCTGTTGGGTCAAATGGTTCAGGCCGGCTATCACGACGCCCGGATTGTCGTGGAGTAA
- a CDS encoding lytic murein transglycosylase — protein sequence MNFFGIWGRRLRVGALAASFAISGIGVSFAADADFAAWLKAFRKDAEGQGISARTLNLALANLEPIPRVIELDHKQPEFTLTFDDYIARVVPDARVERGRELLDENRALLEKVAAKYNVQPQYIVALWGIESDYGRTTGDFPVIPSLATLAYDGRRSAYFRGELITALRIIDRGLIDIDTMRGSWAGAMGQNQFMPSSYLHYAVDFDGKGHRDIWHDNADVFASTANYLAQLGWKGGETWGHEVRLPPNFDSSLADLGVRKPSLEWEGLGVHRADGGPLPDPARDASVVLPGGEGGPAYLVYDNYRTIMKWNHSTYFATAVGLLADRIAQK from the coding sequence ATGAATTTCTTCGGGATTTGGGGCCGGCGGCTAAGGGTCGGCGCGCTTGCTGCAAGCTTCGCGATTTCGGGCATCGGCGTTTCATTTGCCGCGGACGCCGATTTTGCGGCATGGCTAAAAGCATTTAGAAAGGACGCCGAGGGGCAAGGGATTTCGGCGCGCACGCTCAATCTCGCGCTCGCCAATCTCGAGCCCATCCCCCGTGTCATCGAGCTCGATCACAAGCAGCCCGAATTCACCCTTACGTTCGACGATTACATCGCGCGGGTGGTGCCCGATGCGCGAGTGGAAAGGGGTCGGGAACTCCTTGACGAGAATCGCGCGCTCCTGGAGAAAGTCGCCGCAAAGTATAACGTACAGCCGCAATATATTGTCGCTCTTTGGGGTATCGAGAGCGATTACGGCCGGACCACCGGCGACTTCCCGGTCATTCCGTCACTCGCCACACTCGCTTATGACGGCCGCCGCAGCGCCTATTTCAGGGGCGAACTGATCACTGCGCTTCGCATCATCGATCGTGGCCTCATCGACATCGATACCATGCGTGGCTCCTGGGCGGGTGCGATGGGGCAGAATCAGTTCATGCCGTCGAGCTACCTGCACTATGCCGTCGACTTCGATGGCAAGGGCCATCGGGATATCTGGCACGACAATGCCGACGTATTCGCGTCGACCGCCAACTATCTCGCCCAGCTCGGCTGGAAGGGCGGGGAGACATGGGGGCATGAAGTGCGGCTACCGCCGAATTTCGACTCGAGCCTCGCGGACCTCGGCGTGCGCAAGCCGTCGCTCGAATGGGAAGGACTCGGTGTGCACCGCGCCGATGGCGGCCCGCTTCCCGATCCTGCCCGAGATGCCTCGGTCGTGCTGCCGGGCGGGGAAGGCGGGCCCGCCTACCTCGTCTACGACAACTACCGCACGATCATGAAGTGGAACCACTCGACTTACTTTGCCACAGCCGTCGGATTGCTTGCCGATCGTATCGCGCAGAAGTAG
- a CDS encoding YdcF family protein, translating to MFVLSKIGFELVRPGNVLLLALVVGIILLWLRPSRSQRWGRALITAATLVLLLMMATPLPDWLLAPLENRFPMLGKMPERVDGIIVLGGAIDEIVTAARGEVALTPQAARLTEAMSLARRHPEARVLFTGGSGRWLDGDTAEANAAALFFNEMGLDSGRLLLEDRSRSTYENALFAKRLANPKPGEHWVLITSASHMPRAVGCFRAQGWDVIPFPVDYRTSTDPRSLHVFDLAAAAMNLDTVVKEWLGLAAYRLMGRTDSFFPGPAS from the coding sequence ATGTTCGTCCTCTCCAAGATCGGCTTTGAGCTTGTGCGGCCGGGTAATGTTCTCCTTCTCGCTCTTGTCGTCGGCATTATTCTTCTCTGGCTTCGACCTTCTCGGTCGCAGCGGTGGGGCAGGGCGCTGATCACCGCCGCCACGCTCGTACTTCTTCTTATGATGGCGACTCCGCTGCCCGATTGGCTCTTGGCACCGCTTGAGAATCGCTTTCCCATGCTTGGCAAAATGCCCGAGCGAGTCGACGGGATCATCGTCTTGGGCGGGGCGATCGATGAAATCGTCACGGCCGCACGCGGCGAGGTAGCGCTGACGCCGCAAGCCGCCCGCCTCACCGAGGCGATGTCCCTTGCGCGGCGGCACCCGGAGGCGCGGGTGCTATTCACGGGAGGCTCGGGCCGATGGCTGGACGGGGACACCGCCGAGGCGAACGCCGCCGCATTGTTCTTCAACGAAATGGGCCTCGATTCCGGGCGTCTCCTGCTCGAGGACCGGTCGAGGAGCACGTATGAAAACGCACTCTTCGCTAAGCGCCTGGCGAACCCAAAGCCGGGCGAACATTGGGTGCTGATCACATCGGCTTCTCACATGCCGCGTGCTGTCGGTTGCTTCAGAGCCCAAGGATGGGACGTGATTCCCTTTCCGGTCGATTACCGGACGTCGACCGATCCAAGGAGCCTCCATGTCTTCGACCTCGCTGCCGCCGCCATGAATCTCGACACCGTCGTGAAGGAGTGGCTGGGTCTCGCCGCGTATCGATTGATGGGACGGACGGACAGCTTCTTTCCTGGACCGGCTTCGTAA
- a CDS encoding Spy/CpxP family protein refolding chaperone, with amino-acid sequence MRQLIHPAVRALALTASLIAIAIVTPAAAADTAQSPIVVAQASAPAPAQAAPAVTGQSKKKPPRVEARIQALHDAFKITDSQKDLWSNVAQTMRDSDQRMAALTAERKKNRPKMSAVDDLNSYAAIVQAHAEDIQKFNAAFTPLYAAMSDDQKKTADQFFRDRGRRGAKAKAANAAAPKAN; translated from the coding sequence ATGCGTCAGCTTATCCACCCCGCCGTTCGCGCGCTCGCGCTGACGGCCTCCCTAATTGCGATTGCAATCGTGACTCCCGCAGCGGCGGCCGACACGGCACAGTCGCCGATCGTCGTCGCCCAGGCCTCAGCACCGGCGCCGGCTCAGGCGGCGCCCGCTGTCACCGGCCAGAGCAAAAAGAAGCCGCCGCGGGTCGAGGCCCGAATCCAAGCGCTCCATGACGCCTTCAAGATCACCGACTCCCAAAAGGATCTTTGGAGCAACGTCGCCCAAACAATGCGCGACAGCGACCAGCGGATGGCGGCCCTCACGGCCGAGCGCAAAAAGAACCGTCCGAAGATGAGCGCGGTCGACGACCTGAACTCCTATGCCGCCATTGTGCAGGCGCACGCCGAAGACATTCAAAAATTCAACGCGGCCTTTACCCCACTCTACGCCGCGATGTCCGACGATCAAAAGAAGACCGCGGACCAGTTTTTCCGCGATCGCGGACGCCGGGGCGCCAAGGCCAAGGCGGCAAATGCGGCGGCCCCAAAGGCAAACTGA
- a CDS encoding tetratricopeptide repeat-containing glycosyltransferase family protein gives MTENDFSLPNGAKALASDEPLDGAAPPLQPTPERTSDIRGFLDLARQLQREGRLEEAAACLVRALARRPNSGALHNDLGVVLTRLSRHREAEICFRRALAVHANSVEALNNLGHVARMQGRLDESADWHCRALTLNPSFVEAHFHLGVTRREQGRLADATACLRLALALKPDYVDALVHLGAVLREGAHFTRAAEYQRRALALAPHNLDAQLNLAFIQLTLGDLRAGSVAYECRFGTGRNRRYPVEGKPMWDGRPMPGETLLLSGELGFGDAIQFIRFAKWARARVGRIVLRCHPALQHLLASAPGIDAVSPITASMPHFDAFIPLLSLMRLHGTTLSTIPDQAPYLAADPSRADAFLPHIGGEELRVGIVWAGNPGQGNDRRRSMPLATLAPLFGVPGVKFFSLQTSAYIGNTSARIDELRSSPLAARVTDLAPNFRDFADTAAALSRLDLLISVDTSVLHLAGALGRPAWGLLAFNADWRWFRARPDCPWYPSLRLYRQGRDFDWTPVVAEVRRDLAAHAGAFGRLPRSIKT, from the coding sequence TTGACCGAAAACGATTTTTCATTGCCAAACGGCGCCAAGGCTTTGGCGAGCGATGAGCCCCTCGACGGTGCGGCGCCTCCCTTGCAGCCCACGCCCGAACGCACGTCCGACATTCGAGGCTTTCTAGACCTCGCGCGACAGCTTCAACGAGAAGGTCGCCTTGAAGAGGCGGCAGCCTGCCTCGTCCGCGCGCTTGCACGCCGGCCGAATTCCGGCGCCCTCCACAACGACCTTGGAGTCGTACTAACTCGTCTTTCACGCCATCGAGAGGCGGAAATATGCTTTCGCCGCGCGCTGGCGGTGCACGCGAATTCGGTCGAGGCGCTCAACAATCTCGGCCACGTCGCGAGAATGCAGGGCCGACTCGACGAATCGGCCGATTGGCATTGCCGCGCCCTCACACTCAATCCGAGCTTCGTGGAAGCGCATTTTCACCTCGGTGTGACGCGTCGAGAACAGGGCCGGCTCGCCGATGCGACCGCGTGTCTCCGCCTTGCGCTAGCACTCAAGCCAGATTACGTCGACGCCTTGGTCCATTTGGGTGCTGTGTTGCGCGAGGGCGCGCATTTTACCAGGGCGGCCGAATACCAGCGCCGTGCTCTGGCCCTCGCCCCCCACAATCTCGACGCACAGCTTAATCTCGCGTTTATCCAACTGACTCTTGGCGATTTGCGCGCGGGCAGCGTCGCCTACGAATGCCGCTTCGGCACCGGCCGCAATCGGCGATATCCGGTCGAAGGCAAGCCGATGTGGGACGGCCGGCCCATGCCCGGAGAAACGTTGCTCCTCTCGGGCGAGCTTGGGTTCGGCGACGCGATCCAATTCATTCGATTCGCGAAATGGGCGCGTGCGCGCGTCGGGCGCATCGTTCTGCGATGCCACCCAGCACTCCAGCATCTCTTGGCGTCGGCCCCCGGTATTGACGCGGTAAGCCCGATCACCGCATCCATGCCGCACTTCGATGCCTTCATCCCGCTCTTGAGCCTCATGCGCCTCCACGGCACCACCCTTTCGACAATTCCCGACCAGGCGCCTTACCTTGCCGCCGATCCGTCGCGCGCCGACGCATTTCTTCCTCACATTGGAGGCGAAGAACTCAGAGTTGGGATCGTTTGGGCCGGCAATCCCGGCCAAGGCAACGACCGCCGTCGCTCGATGCCGCTTGCGACCCTCGCACCTCTCTTCGGGGTGCCTGGCGTCAAATTCTTCAGCTTGCAGACGAGTGCGTACATTGGCAACACAAGTGCGCGCATCGACGAACTTCGATCGAGTCCGTTGGCGGCCAGAGTCACCGATCTTGCCCCGAATTTCCGCGACTTTGCCGATACGGCCGCCGCACTGAGCCGCCTCGATCTCCTGATCTCCGTCGATACGTCGGTACTTCATCTCGCGGGCGCCCTCGGTCGCCCGGCTTGGGGTCTTCTCGCCTTCAACGCCGATTGGCGCTGGTTTCGCGCACGACCCGACTGCCCTTGGTACCCGAGCCTTCGGCTTTATCGTCAGGGCCGAGACTTCGATTGGACCCCGGTCGTTGCCGAAGTGCGGCGCGATCTCGCCGCACACGCCGGAGCCTTTGGCCGCTTGCCCCGGTCGATCAAAACCTGA
- a CDS encoding GYD domain-containing protein, which translates to MPKYLIQASYNADGVKGLHKEKASGRKAAVSQAVESLGGKLESIYYAFGDHDVIVIIDLPDNASASALALAVSGSGLIRTRTTPLLTVEETDRALQKNVTYRPPGK; encoded by the coding sequence ATGCCCAAATACCTCATCCAAGCATCGTACAACGCAGACGGCGTCAAGGGGCTTCACAAGGAGAAAGCTTCAGGCCGCAAGGCTGCAGTAAGCCAGGCGGTCGAGAGTCTCGGCGGCAAGCTCGAATCGATCTACTACGCTTTCGGCGATCATGACGTCATCGTGATTATCGATCTGCCCGACAATGCCAGCGCGTCTGCTTTGGCGCTCGCGGTGTCGGGCTCTGGGCTCATCCGAACCAGGACCACGCCGCTCCTCACCGTTGAGGAGACGGACCGAGCGCTTCAGAAGAACGTAACCTATCGCCCACCAGGGAAATAA